CGTACATTTTGCCGTCAGCGATGACAGGAGACCCTTTACCAACGGTCCCCAAACTGTATTCCCACAGTTCTTCGCCCGTCTTGCTGTCAAACGCATGTAGCTTGCCCGTGTCGGCAACGACATAAAGCACACCCTCATGGACGATCAAGCCTGTGTAGCCAGCCTTAATTCCGTCTTTGCGCCACACGCTGTTGGATTCGGTAATGTCGCCTTTGCCTCGAGCGTCAATGCACTGAATGCGGCCGAATTCGAGGGTGTCGATATTGTCTTCACCATGAGAAATATAGACCAGGTGACCATCCACTGCCGGCGTTGCGTTCAGTCCACGCTTGGACATGTTGAACGACCACGCGTATTCACCTGTGCGGGCATTGATGGCATGCACGCCACCATCGGCACCGCCGCCGACCAACAGTCGCTGACCATCGACTACGGTGATGACCGGGTTCGAATAATTCGTATCCAGTGGTGGACCACCAACCTGTGAGGTCCACAACAATTCGCCGTTTGACTTATCGAAAGCGTGGTAAGTCATCTTTGGCGGTGGCGCGCCAGTCTTGCCCCAGTTCAGGCCGAAAAAGCCAACAATGATGCGGTCTTCGTCGATGAGTGGTGTCTGAGTTCGGCCGCCGTAACCGGAAATCTTGCCGTAATCTTCAAACAGGCTTCGCTCCCACAGCACTTTGCCATCGCGATCGTAGCAACGGAACAAACCGCTGACGGAATGCATGTAGACATTCTGAGTTTCAGGATCACCAACCATCGAGGCCCAACCGACTCGCGGTGCTGGGATGTCGGTCTGAAACACGTTGAACTTGTCGTCCCAAATCACTTCGCCAGTTGCGGCGTCGCGACAGACAACCTGTTCCTGAGCGTGGATCAACTCCGGGCTGCCCAGTGCGACATCATGGTTGGTGCGGCAGTTCAGGTAGACGCGACCGTCAATTACGATCGGTGCCGCTCGACCGCCGATGGGGGATTCCCACAGCAGGTTCTTGCCCGATGGGTCCCATGTTTCCACCAGACCGGTTTCGTGACTAACACCACTGTGTTCCGGGCCTCGCCAGGACGCCCAGTCGTCACTCAGGCCGCTGCCTTGCAGAGCCAGAATGAGAGCAGAGAACAGGCAGACAGATCTCATGTTTTTATTATCCTCATTGAAGTCGATGAAGGGCCTTCCGGCGGCGCGATTTGGCGACGACGGAGGGAGATGGCAGGCTGGTCTGGCGGGGACGTCCGGGAAGGCCAAACGCTGCTTGTTAGTGTATTCGAGTGACCGCCGAATGCAATCAAGCCGAAAGCAGGTTACACCCCTGCCGCCTCCGTCGTCACCGCTTCAAAGCGGGCGGGCTGTGTTTGCACGATTGAGCTGATTTTCCAGTTGCCTTCGACGCGTTTCAGAGCGATGTTTCCACAAAGCACCAATTGCCGCACATGGTTGTGGCCCCAATGGTAGACGGTCCCGCGAACTCGCCAAGTGGCTTGAACGTTAATTAAATCGGGCCGCTGGTCGAATTCAACGGCTTCCAACTGGTCGATCTCGACCGATTCCAGCGACACCAGCAACGCTTCTGATGATGTTGCCGAAAGTGTCTCACGGGTGTCCAGAAAAACCTGCTCCGCCAGGCCAGCGTCCAATACTTCAGACAGCCGGTCCAAAGCCTTGTGCTCATCCTGCTTGAGGACGGCTGTGTAGACCTGTTCCAGAAGGTGGTCAGCCAGCGCCCGAGTCTCTGCCTGGTCGACAACGTCAACTCGATCCGGCATTGTCGCCAGGCAGACTCCGCCCGTCACGAGGCCCACGACAAACAACAGCATGGCCAGCCGTCGGGACAGCACACGGCGATTACAAAATACCATGCCGAAAATCGCGGTCGTTGTGAGAAAGCCCACAACGGCGCCCCGGATACCCGGCCGATGCTGTTCACTACTCACCGGCTTCCACTGGTCTGGACGTTCCAGTTCAACTGCCGATTCGGCGGCTACCGATTTCTGAGCATCCACTGGCTCCGCAGACCAGCTGACAGCCGCTGACTGTTCGCCTCCTTCCACGAAAGGAAGGTTTTGAGCCGTCTGTGCCGCATCCGTAATGATCTCAACATTCCATTCGTCGAACGCCCCCGGCCGTTTTTGAAACGATAGTTCAACGTCCTGCACCGACACTGACGGACGGTACAGCATGCGGATGGCCGCCAGGGTGCCTAACACCGGCAATACGTCGCGTTCGCTGCCCGATGATTCAGCCGCCACCAGATCGTCTTCCATCGTGGAACCTGGAGGCACAAGTTGGAGCTGGACATCGCTACAGTCCTGTGTTTGGCCATCAACTGTTAGTCGAACATTAGCCCGCATCCAGGCCGCGACCTGCTGTTGCAATTCTGTCGCCGTGCTTTTATCGAGTGTGGAATCATCTGCCGCTTCATCAGAGTGCGCCAATGCGTTTACTACAGCCTCAGATTCCGAAACCGCGCCCAGCAACGAAAGCGGCGCGGTGAATTCGTGGACGATTGCGACCGGAGTGATCACCAATCGCGAAGATGCGGAATTGAAGGCTGAGTAGTTCAGCTGCTGCGATGTGTTCGGAAATACGACAGTATGAGGACGGTTCGGCGGGATAACCGAATCGAATCGTCGGCGTGAAGGCTGATGCTGCAGATGAAGTCGCAACTCACCCGGCTCAGTTAAATCGCGGTGCGTAAAATTATGAACGAAGCAGAGCGCGGCCAATGGCTGATCGTCATCCTCGCGTGCATATTCGATCTGCCATGATAGCTTCAATGACGAATCGGCAGACAGGTTAACGTCGCGGGCACCGTCATCTGATGAACCGTCGTCCCATTCCGGAACCGATCGGACGGTCGATCGCAGTCGGTGACCATTCTGGTCGAAGATTCTTAATTGGGTCTGCAGAGTTGCGGCGTGCTGCTTCAGGGCCGCTCGAAAAATGTCAGCGTCGACCGTTGTTTGGTCTTCAGGTAAATCGAGTTGGTGGCGTAGGACGTCGTCCAGAAAAACATTCAGCCGCACTTCGACCACGTCAGACACTTTCACCCAAGCATCTGTGTACGAAACGGGGTGCGCGTGGACGCTTGCTGTCATCAACAGCAGCATCAATCCGAAGATGGCGCAATCGCGAAAGTGGCAGGGCATGGGCCGATGGCTGGCGTTTGCAAAGGGAGGGAACCCACACGCGCGTTGAGCATGCGGCAGAGGGTGGCACGCCATTATGTCACCAACAGCGCATAAAAAAAGGTGGCATCCCTGCCACCGTTGTACTGAGCAATTCTGAGAATTACTGTCCGCTGTCTGTCTTAGACTTAGGCCTTTGGAGCTGATTCAGCTGGCTTTTCGGTCGCTGGTGCTGGAGGAGCAGGAGCGTCTTCTGCAGGTGGTGCAGGAGCGTCTTCAGCAGCAGGAGCTGGTGCATCGCCAGTTGCAGGAGCCGCAGTTGGAGCAGATGCTGCACCAGATGTCACGCCACAGCCACCAGCGCCGCAACCACCGCTTACGCCACAACCACCGGCACCGCAGCCAGTGCTTACGCCGCAACCGCCGCCACATGAGCTGCAGCCAACAGAGCTACCACACGAACCGCAGCTTGATGTGCCGCATGTTGAGTAGCTGGTACCACATGATCCGCAAGATGAAACGCCACAGCTTGAGTAGCTTGAGCCGCAAGATGAGGTCCCACACGAAGAGGTGCCGCAGCTTGAACAGCCTGAGCTGTACACTGGAGTTGCACAGCTTGAGTAGCTGGAACCGCAAGACGAACCACAGCTTGAATAGCTGCTGCTGCATGTGCTGTAACTTGGTGTGTAACACTGCGTTTGGCAGCGTGACCGGCATGGCCGACAACGACGACCAGCTTCAGCAGCTGGAGCCAGTGCCAATGCTGCAACGGCCGTGAGGAGTACGAAATTTCGCATCAACTTTTCCTTCTGGTATGTTCAAGGGAACCTCAAAAACATGAACCGCCACGACCAATTGCGGCGGTTCACTCGCGAAACAGCGTCAGAAGCTCATCACGAGTAGTGTACATTTCGGGCAGCGTAACTAATCCAGGCCGAATATGTCAATCATATTGCCTATTTTGGCATGTTTTGCTAAACACCCGTGATGTTGGCTAAATCGCTGGGAATACGCTGGACATTTCCGTTTTCGTCCACACAGGCGATGACCGAATCTGCGGAACACAGCAATTGCCCATCGCGAAAAATTTCGTAGTGATGTTCCAGCTTGGCAGGTGATTCGCGAGCGATACTGGTTTCCACCGTCAGCAGGTCGTCATACCGGGCGGGCCGTTTGAACTTGACCTGAATGCTGGCCACGACGAAATACAACT
This DNA window, taken from Fuerstiella marisgermanici, encodes the following:
- a CDS encoding PQQ-like beta-propeller repeat protein, whose product is MRSVCLFSALILALQGSGLSDDWASWRGPEHSGVSHETGLVETWDPSGKNLLWESPIGGRAAPIVIDGRVYLNCRTNHDVALGSPELIHAQEQVVCRDAATGEVIWDDKFNVFQTDIPAPRVGWASMVGDPETQNVYMHSVSGLFRCYDRDGKVLWERSLFEDYGKISGYGGRTQTPLIDEDRIIVGFFGLNWGKTGAPPPKMTYHAFDKSNGELLWTSQVGGPPLDTNYSNPVITVVDGQRLLVGGGADGGVHAINARTGEYAWSFNMSKRGLNATPAVDGHLVYISHGEDNIDTLEFGRIQCIDARGKGDITESNSVWRKDGIKAGYTGLIVHEGVLYVVADTGKLHAFDSKTGEELWEYSLGTVGKGSPVIADGKMYVMEVNGNIHILKVSREKCESLSKVTLTAADGNGLDEIYGTPAVSDGRVFFVTRDRTIAIGNENAGKRTQHEITPLKESDAGSEVASIQIRPYEARVFKGGEQEYTILGFDKNGRLIGEVDAEISVAEGVKGVKIDGKKLTVAEDAPEQGFELTAKSGELTSVARMRTFPPMPWKWDFEGYKGKQVPPTWINAFLKLQPSEVDGTTALIKGVGKGKPSANMWIGFPEQKGYTVQADVLMREEKRKLPSIGLTAHRYNLILKGNTGKVQVQSWAPHLRMAKEVKFRSDPDKWYTMKVTVGIKDDGAHIYGKVWERGTDEPEEWTIEAVDPHANLNGAPGLYTYSLAECYFDNVMVTE
- a CDS encoding acyl-CoA thioesterase, translated to MSDTLKSHSIDVRVRYSETDAMGLLHHANYLTFFEMGRTELFRAQGGNYRRMEELKLYFVVASIQVKFKRPARYDDLLTVETSIARESPAKLEHHYEIFRDGQLLCSADSVIACVDENGNVQRIPSDLANITGV